A genomic stretch from Chiloscyllium plagiosum isolate BGI_BamShark_2017 chromosome 2, ASM401019v2, whole genome shotgun sequence includes:
- the LOC122562109 gene encoding 5,6-dihydroxyindole-2-carboxylic acid oxidase-like — protein sequence MGSVFFAAICLMLAVLYSRAVLAQFPRVCMQPEMLRSGECCPGPSSDPADRCSSSRGRGSCVELGADSAPHGPQYPHDGLDERERWPLRFFRRGCRCAANFAGSDCSLCRPGWSGVDCRSPALPLRRRQDVLSLSDTNRRRLVRALHLAKVTPHPELVIVIRHPGNLSAGQLPPFQNISIYNLFVWSHYYSVSKTYLGEGRTFGGIDFSHEGPAFLTWHRYHLLQLEQDMQVMLQDPTFSLPYWNFATGRNTCDICTDDLMGARNNFDPTLISPNSIFSQWRNLCESLEDYDTLGTICNDTEGGPIRRNPGGNVARPMVQRLPDAQDVAKCLEVSDYDTPPFYSNSENSFRNTVEGYNDPSGLYDPAVRSLHNLAHLFLNGTGGQTHLSPNDPIFVLLHTFTDAIFDEWLKRSKADLSAFPFENAPIGHNQEYNMVPFWPPVTNAEMFVPAENLGYTYDIQWPNQPLSLLEMITVGIISALCLVAIVFTISTLLLRRRRRKLSASELNQPLLQTPYPHYSDYDAPTVPQKAAPSI from the exons ATGGGATCAGTGTTTTTCGCTGCAATCTGCCTGATGCTGGCTGTGCTTTACTCCAGGGCAGTATTGGCTCAGTTCCCCCGGGTGTGTATGCAACCAGAGATGCTGCGAAGTGGAGAGTGTTGCCCAGGTCCGAGTTCGGACCCCGCTGACCGCTGCAGCTCCAGCCGGGGACGGGGTTCTTGCGTTGAGTTAGGGGCCGATTCGGCCCCTCACGGTCCCCAGTACCCCCACGATGGTCTGGACGAGCGGGAGCGCTGGCCCCTGCGCTTCTTCCGCCGCGGCTGTCGCTGCGCTGCGAATTTCGCCGGTTCCGACTGCAGCCTGTGCCGTCCGGGCTGGAGTGGGGTCGACTGCCGGAGCCCGGCTCTGCCGCTGCGCCGCCGTCAGGATGTGCTGAGCCTGAGTGACACCAACAGGAGGCGCCTTGTCCGTGCCCTGCACCTcgccaaggtcacccctcaccctgaGCTAGTAATCGTTATCCGCCACCCTGGCAACCTGAGCGCCGGGCAACTGCCCCCTTTCCAGAACATCTCTATTTACAACCTGTTCGTCTGGAGCCACTATTACTCAGTCAGTAAAACCTACCTGGGCGAGGGTCGCACCTTCGGGGGCATCGACTTCTCCCATGAGGGGCCTGCCTTTCTCACCTGGCACCGCTACCATCTACTGCAACTAGAACAAGACATGCAG GTGATGCTGCAGGACCCCACATTTTCACTTCCATACTGGAATTTTGCCACAGGGAGAAATACCTGTGACATCTGCACTGATGACCTAATGGGAGCTAGAAACAATTTTGACCCAACCTTAATAAGTCCGAACTCGATCTTTTCCCAATGGCGTAACCTCTGTGAAAGTTTGGAAGACTACGATACTCTGGGAACTATCTGCAATG ATACTGAGGGTGGTCCTATCCGACGGAATCCAGGAGGGAATGTTGCTAGACCAATGGTGCAGCGTCTCCCTGATGCTCAGGACGTAGCAAAATGTTTAGAAGTATCTGATTATGATACACCACCTTTCTACTCCAATTCCGAAAATAGCTTCCGAAACACAGTGGAAG GTTATAATGATCCTTCAGGACTGTATGATCCAGCAGTTCGCAGTTTACATAATTTGGCACATTTATTTCTTAATGGAACTGGTGGACAAACCCACTTGTCTCCGAATGACCCTATCTTTGTTTTACTGCATACATTTACTGATGCAATCTTTGATGAATGGTTGAAGAGGAGTAAAGCAG ATTTATCAGCCTTTCCATTTGAAAATGCTCCCATAGGACATAATCAAGAGTACAATATGGTTCCTTTTTGGCCTCCAGTCACCAATGCAGAAATGTTTGTGCCTGCAGAAAATCTTGGCTACACCTATGACATTCAATGGCCAA ATCAGCCACTTTCGTTGCTGGAGATGATAACTGTGGGGATCATATCTGCTCTATGTTTGGTTGCTATTGTTTTCACAATCTCCACGCTACTTTTACGCCGCAGAAGAAGAAAACTGTCAGCAAGTGAACTGAACCAACCTCTCTTACAGACTCCATATCCACATTACTCTGATTATGATGCACCAACGGTGCCCCAAAAAGCAGCACCATCAATCTGA